The following DNA comes from Mycobacteriales bacterium.
CCGAAGAACTGGGACTCGGTCGGAGGCCTGTGGGAGCAGAAGACGGACTGGATGCGCAACCCGGCATGTCCGGTCCTCATCGGCTACAAGTGCAAGAAGTTCGACAACAACACTGGTGTCACGCTGGAGCGCAATCCCTATTACTGGGCGGTCAGCAAAGACGGTGACCAGCTGCCCTACATCGACGAAATCATCATCACCGATGTTCAGGATGCTCAGGTCGGCAAGCTCGAGGTGCAGCAGGGCAAGGTCGACTTCTGTATGGGTTACTTCACCCAGATCGATCTGTCCGATGTGTCGAGCCTCGCCCAGAACAAGGCGAAGGCAAGCACGGACATCGTCCTATGGGACAGCGGGTCGGGCACCGGCTCGATCTTCTTCCTCAACTTCGACTACCCGGACGCCAAACTGCGGAATCTGTTCCGTGAGCCGAAGTTCCGGCAGGCGATCTCCCTCGCGGTGAGCCGGGATGTGCTCCAGAAGAGCCTCTACTTCCAGACCGGTTACCCGACGACGGGCACGCTGAGCGCGAAGGCGATCGAGTACCAGGTCAACAGTCAGGGCGTCCAAACCTTCCACGAATGGCGGGACAGCTTCGTCAAGCAGGACGTCAAGAAGGCGAAGTCGCTGCTGGCCGAGCTCGGCCTGAAGGACACCAACGGCGACGGCTACGTCGAGATGCCCGACGGGTCGAAGCTGTCGATCCGGATCGACTATTCGGCCGACATCTCCCAGACCGAGGCGGCCAAGGACAACCAACTGGTGCAGGACGCGAAGGCGATCGGCCTGCGGATGACCCGGAACCCGGTGTCGCCGCAGTCCTACGCCGACCAGTGGGAGGCCGGCCAGCTGATGTCGCACACCAACTGGGAGGTCGGCGACGGGCCCAACCACCTCGTCTACCCGCAGTGGTTGGTGCCGATCGAGAACACCCGGTGGGCACCGCTCGAGGGCCAGTTCTACGCGGTGCGGGGCACCCCGGCCGAACACCAGGAGTTGAACGTCAACCCGTGGAAGCGGAACCCCCCGCGGATGCAGCCCGACGCCGGGGGCCCGATCGC
Coding sequences within:
- a CDS encoding ABC transporter substrate-binding protein is translated as GGGSGSGGASAAKGSAKKPLAPPKSFSESPTLASQVKAGKLPAVAKRLPDSPYVVPHNWLGKGKYGGTMNMITFTSQGTAKADSNREFFYGHSLLRYLNDGLDVGPGLVEKWSSNADTSEWTLHFRKGLKWSDGVAFSTADILFWWQDIILPGHYAQVPPDECRSGKGTLVKMKAVDPLTLTMTFDAPAPLTADRLAMWVNGAIGLNGPIWVLPKHYAKQFHPKYNPKVPKNWDSVGGLWEQKTDWMRNPACPVLIGYKCKKFDNNTGVTLERNPYYWAVSKDGDQLPYIDEIIITDVQDAQVGKLEVQQGKVDFCMGYFTQIDLSDVSSLAQNKAKASTDIVLWDSGSGTGSIFFLNFDYPDAKLRNLFREPKFRQAISLAVSRDVLQKSLYFQTGYPTTGTLSAKAIEYQVNSQGVQTFHEWRDSFVKQDVKKAKSLLAELGLKDTNGDGYVEMPDGSKLSIRIDYSADISQTEAAKDNQLVQDAKAIGLRMTRNPVSPQSYADQWEAGQLMSHTNWEVGDGPNHLVYPQWLVPIENTRWAPLEGQFYAVRGTPAEHQELNVNPWKRNPPRMQPDAGGPIAAIWKIYDQSKVEPDFMKRTQLVWKMIKIHVDQGPFFTGTVGNYPQVVVAKTDLRNIPRKENLAQGGFVNPWVHPTPAVYDPECWFWDNPTQHTT